In Verrucomicrobiota bacterium, the DNA window TCTGGGTGAACGACTCGAATGTGACGGCTGTGGCACCCGCCAATGCGAATAACGGTTACCAAGGCTGGGTGGCCGATGGGGTTCTGGCAATTTATATCCGGGTCTTGGATCCGGAAGGGCGACCGATCTCAAACTATGCCCGCGCACCGATAAATGTTACATACATTCCAGTAAATGCCACATCGGATAATACCTATTACCGGACTGAGTTTAGTCCTGCAAGCGCTGACACTAATGGTGCTGCCATCACTTCGAACTTCTACGACTCGCTGCAGGGGTTCAGTTACAGGCGATCAGCCGGTTCGGTCTGGCTAAATGTTTCCGGACCTGCCATGCCTCCGCTCGTCGAGATTATCCTGGTCACGGCACCCATGCGGATGATCAAGCGACTTACTACCCCTCCGACCCGGGTCGATTCAGGCAACCCCGGCAGCGTCTGGAACGATGTGGATGCGTTTGTGGCGGGGCTTCCCGCTTCTTTGAAAAACCAGGCGCGGGTGGTCAGCACCACCGTGGCCCTCACGCGATAGCCGCCATGAATTCGATCGCCAGAATAAAATCCTGCAAAGCCGGAAAAAATTTTTACCAGCGTGTTCCGAGGCTCCTTGTAAGCGATTGCCGGATCCGGGTTAAAGCCACAGGCGCTTCAGTGCAGTCGGGGAGTTCCCTCCTGGTTGTCCTTTCCATTCTCAGCGTGCTGGTCGTGGTGGTGGTCAGCGCGCTGGCCATAGCCCTCTCGGACCGTGGACAGAGCGCCGGCAACCTGGCCAGAGAGCGCGCGGATTCCCTGTCGCTGATGGCCTTGGACGACGTCGCAGCCAAACTGGCTGGCATCCCTCTCGACAAGCACTGGGCGGCGGCTCCCGGGCGCATCCGGCAGTGGGATGGCGCCGCCTGGCAGCAGGTGGACCTCCATTCGGGCGCTCCCACCCCGGGAGGAGACACGACTCTGCAGGTCAACCTCAATGCCCCTCTCGCCGATGGCAGGAATCCCATCCTCCCCAAGAATTCCGAATACTCTACCGCTCCCGACATGAGCGTGCGCTGGATTTACGTCCTCGCCGATGGCACGCGGATCACTGATCCGACGGCCACCCGGACTTCACCCGTGGTGGGTCGCTACGCCTACTGGGCTGATCTTGAGAACGCTCGGGTGAATCTGAACACAGCCGGCCTTGGAATGACTACTTTCAATATGCCGGACTTGCAGAATTGGTATTCTACACTGGCAGCGCAAGCCGCCGCCACTAATGGCGCATTCACAAACAATGGCGCCTCGTTTCTTACTCAGTATAAGACCAATGTCTGGTCTAAGAATCCCTGGATGACCGATCGGGTGACATTTGACGCCAATGGGGTCCCGGTCTTCTCCGCTGTCACGGCAGACACGCTTCGCCAAAACACGATGCAAAACCTGACCGCTCACCCCAGCTCGGTCAATCTCGCCTTCCTTGATGGAGTGACCGAGACACAGAGCCTCAACACCTTCCGCTACGCCGGCTCCTACTTCCTCCGGGCAGACGCCGAGAACTCGCTTTTGAGTACTGCAAAGTCCACACCGACTACAACTGCTCCCACCTACTGGGACACGGCCCTTGCGAATGGGGTTGACCTCTCCGTGAGGTTTTTTCAGACGCCGGGCGACTGGAGCCGTATCGTCGGAACGGACACCTACAAAAAGAACAAGGGCTACCTCACCACACGCGGCCGAACGCCGGAAATCAACCCCCTGGGCCTCCCCAAAATGGCGCTCAGCTTCCGGCCGGCCTCGGCCAATGACCTTAGCGACCTTACCGAAGCGCAAATGCGGAACGATTCGCGGACATTGTTTGTAACAAGTTCCGGGGACACTGACGTCTTCCGGTATCTTCAAGATTCGCGCATGGTGCAGGTCCCTGCCTGGGCGGGTGATTTGACATCTGGATCGCGGCGGATCCTCCGCGATCTCACAGCCCTGACTTTTAATAATTCACATAAGCAGCGCATCCAAGATGGCTTGCAGGGCATAGCCGACACGCTCGCCATTCAGTCCCCCGGCGTATCCTCCTCCATTGCCTCCAAGTATCAAGCCGCCGGCGAGGCCCCTGATCAAATCACGACAGAAATAGCAGGATTGGTCATGGGATCCCTCGACCCCCAGCTCCCCGGGGGAATCCGCACCCTCACCTTTAACAAGCAGACGCAAGACGCCGTCATCGACCCGCTTAATCCTCCCCCTGCTACGGCGCGTTTTATTGACGAAAATAAAAAACACTACAGCGGCCGCAGGCTTCCCATGGTGACCGATACTTCCAAGCGACGGGCACCCACAGCTGGAAATTCCTTTGTCAGTGAAATTGCGGCGGTAGCGAGCACACTCTCATTCGATAGCCTTTCAGGAAACGCTCAAGTGACAGCCTTGAATGCTTTGGCGAATACCTCGGCGACCAATACCTCGTTAGGTGTCAATCTGAATGCGCAGGTCAACGGACTGCCCAAGCCCACTGCAGTCATGACCCAAGTGGC includes these proteins:
- a CDS encoding prepilin-type N-terminal cleavage/methylation domain-containing protein, whose product is MEQVGKLAKRGFTLVEVLVACAILSLLVVLLASVFSAAQTQFTMVDSGSRQRLDAAAMLEVIAGDLRAAVQSPVQNFETGNPATPTNDARQLQMLVNPTNLPTELRNAGSIFWTTSRGTTLGGTSLVGYFLRWETAAGSARPVLCRYFVSGGGVENRLQILRGQATNNTVWVNDSNVTAVAPANANNGYQGWVADGVLAIYIRVLDPEGRPISNYARAPINVTYIPVNATSDNTYYRTEFSPASADTNGAAITSNFYDSLQGFSYRRSAGSVWLNVSGPAMPPLVEIILVTAPMRMIKRLTTPPTRVDSGNPGSVWNDVDAFVAGLPASLKNQARVVSTTVALTR